Within Streptomyces roseirectus, the genomic segment TCCGACGGCTGGCGGCTGCCGAAGAACCGCCAGCGGGTCCGCGTCGCGCTCGCCGGGATCGCCACCCAGACCCTCCTCGCCGGGCTCGCCGGCGTCGGCTCGCTCGTCGTCGCGGCCACCGGCGGCAGCCCCGGGCTGCGGGACTTCCTCCTGCTGCTCACGGTGACCAACTACGTCTCCGGGTTCTTCAACGCCGTCCCGTTCGTCAAGCTCGACGGCTACCTCGCGCTCATGAGCCACCTCGACATCTCCCACCTGCGCGACCGGTCCATGACGGACGCCCGGCGGCTCGTCGCCCGGCTGCTGTTCGGCGGGCGCTACGAACGCGCGCTGCCCGGCGTGGAGTGGGCGCCGCTGTTCGGGCTCGCCTGCATGCTGTTCCCGCTGTACGTCGTCAGCATGGCCTTCACGCTGTGGGGCTCGGTCCTCGAAAGCACCGGGCTGGTGGGGGCCGTCGTCGTCTCCGTCGCGCTCGGGTACCTGTCGCTGCGCGTGTACGCCGGTGCCCGCAGGCTGGGCGCGGAGGCGCGCGACGCCGGGGCGTCCCGGGTGCGGCGGGCCGCCGTCTCCGCCGTGGGGGCCGTGGCCGTCGCGGGTGCCCTGTGGGGGATCTCCGTGCCGTACTCCGTCACCGGCGGCTTCGTCGCCGAGCGGGGGCGGACGGTGTTCGTGGCGACCGGCACCACCGACCTCGACGCCGTCGCGGCTGGCGCCCGGGTGCGGCTGCTGAGCGGCGGTGTCGTGCTCCAGAAGGAACTGGGCACGGCGACGGTCGGCTCCGCCGGACCCGTCGGACTGACGGCCCCGCTCTCCGCCCTCGCCCCCGTCAAGGGCCTCGACGCGGTGCGGGTGCCCGCCACCGGGATCGTCCTCGACGGCACCGGGGCCGCGCCGGGCACCACCGGGCAGGCCGTGGTGGACGCGGGCGAACGCCGGCTGGGCGACTGGCTCTACCTCAAGTACCTGGCGCCGTTCTGGCGCTGACCCCGTATCTCCTGAAGGCGGTTGAACCTGTCATGGACGCTTATCGGCGTGTGCTGTTCCTGGCGCCGGGCACACCCTTCTTCGACCGCGTCGCCGAGGGCGATGACGACGACTTCCGTGCCGAGACACCGGACGACTGGACGTCCCACACCGGGCCCGAGTGGACCATGCTCACCCCGCACGGGTACCGACTGCCGCTCCAGGGCTGGAAGATCCACGTGTCGGCGACGGCGGAGAACGCCTCCCGCGTCCTCGCCCGAGCCGCGCGGTGGCTGGTCGACCAGCGCATGGCGTTCAAGTTCATCCGCGGCCAGCAGGTCCTTCAGCGCCGCAACGGCAAGTACGGCGACCGGGGGGCCAGCGGCAAGTTCATCACCGTCTACCCCGAGGACGAGACCCGCCTCGCCCTCGCGCTGGAAGAGCTGGGCGACCTCCTCGACGGCGAGCAGGGCCCCTACATCCTCAGCGACCTGCGCTGGCGGTCCGGCCCGCTCTACGTGCGCTACGGCGGGTTCGTCGCGCGCACGATGAAGTCCGCGAAGGGGGAGACGGTGCCCTGCGTCGAGGACCCCGAGGGCCGGCTCGTGCCCGACGTGCGCGGGCCGTCGTTCCGGCCGCCGGAGTGGGTGAGCATCCCCGCCTGCCTGACCGAGGCCGTCGAGGCGCGCGGCGCGGGCACCCTGGACGACTTCCCCTACCGCGCCGAACAGGCCCTCCACTTCTCCAACGGCGGCGGCGTCTACCGCGCGACCGACCTGCGCACCGGGACGCCGGTCCTGCTGCGCGAGGCCCGGCCCTTCGCCGGGGTCGACACCCACGGGGAGGACGCGGTCGCACGGCTCCTGCGGGAGCGGGACTGTCTGCGCCGGCTCGCCGGGCTGCCCTGGGTGCCGGAACTCGTCGAGGCCCGCGTCGGGTACGAACACCACTTCCTCGTCCGGGAGTTCGTCGCGGGCGAGACCCTGGCCGTCCGCACCACCCGGGACAACCCGGCCTCGCCGGGCGCCGATCCGGCGCGGACCGCCGCGTACACCCGGTGGGCGGTCTCCGTGCTCGACCAGATCGAGCAGGGGGTGCGGGCCATGCACGAACGCGGGGTCGTCTTCGGTGACCTCCACCCCGGGAACGTCATGGTCCGGCCGGACGACACGATCGCGTTCATCGATCTGGAGACGGCCTCCACGGATCCCTCCGCTCGGCAGATCCATGCGGCGCCCGGTTTCGCCGCGCCGCCCACGCATCGGGGGCCCGCCATCGACCGGTACGCCCTCGGCTGCCTGCGGCTCGCCCTCTTCACGCCGCTGACGAATCTTCTGACGTGGGACGAGGGGAAGTTGGACCAGTTGATCGGGTTGGTGGAGGAGCGGTATCCGGTGCCGGGGGATTATGGGGCGCGGGTTCGGGCGGATCTGGGGGCGGGGGCCGAGGCCGGGCTGGAGGGGGTCGGCGGGAGCCGGGGGGTCGGTGAGTCGGGTGCTGTGGGCGAGGGTGCTGGCGAGTCGGCTGCTGTTGGCGGGGGGCTCGTGCCGGGTGGGGTGGGTGCTTCTGCGTCCGTGCCGGGGTCGGGTGCCGTGGACGAGGGTGCCGGCGAGGCGGGTGCCGTGAGCGGGGGCGTTGGTGTGGCTCTCGCCTCCGGCGAGCCGCGCACCCCGGACCCCGGCCCCGTCGGCCGGCGGGTTCTCGCGGACTCCGGCCCCGCCGTCACCGTCCGCCGCAGCAGCCTCTCCGCCCCCGACCCCGTCGCCGTCGGCCGAGGCATCCTCGCCACGGCCACGCCCCACCGTGAGGACCGGCTCTTCCCCGGGGACACGGCTCAGTTCATCCTGCGGGAGGGCGGGACGTGTCTCGCGTACGGGGCCGCCGGGGTGCTGTGGGCGCTCGGGGAGACGGGGACGGAGATCCCGGCGGCGCACGTCGACTGGCTGGAGGAGTCCGCGCGCCGGGTCACCGACCCGTCGCCGGGGCTCTACACCGGCACGTCGGGTGTCGCGTGCGTCCTCCAGAACCTCGGCCGGACGGACGCGGCGGCGGAGCTGCTGAAGGCGGCGTCGGCGGTGGACCCCGGGAACGACACCCTGCTGGACGGCCGCGCCGGGCTGGGCCTCGCCCACCTGCACATGGCCGGCGCCACCGGCGACGACGACGCCCTGAAGCAGGCCACGCTCCTCGCGGAACGGCTGACCGAGAACGCGTCCAGCCCGACCCGCCGGGGCGAGGCCGGTCTGCTGCGCGGCAGATCCGGCTGGGCCCTGCTCCTGCTGCGCCTGCACGCCCGCACCCCCGACACCGCCCTGCTCGACACGGCCCGCGACCTGCTCGACGCCGACCTGCGCGCCCTCGGCTGGACGGACGACGGCTGGGCGGACGGCGCCGTCGGCACGCGCCCCACCTTCGCGGCGGGCAGCGGCGGCACGGCCCTGGTCCTCAGGGAGTACCTGGACCGGCGTCCCGAACCGGGCTTCGCGCTGGCCTGCGACACCGTCCTGCGGACGGCCCTGGACTGCGTCCCCCACACCGGCGGGCTCTTCCACGGCTTCGCCGGCGTGCTCCTGACGGCGACCCGCCTGGCGGGCCCGGCCCACGCCGCCGAACTCGCCCGCCTCGCCACGACGGCCGGCCTCTACCAGGTCGTCCACGAGGGCCGGCCCGCGTTCCTCGGCCTGGAGAACGTCCGCCTGACGACGGACCTCGCGACCGGGGCGGCGGGAGTCCTGCTCGCGGGGCACGCGGCCGCGGGGGAGCTGGCGTTCCTGTGAAGCACGCTTCTGTGAGCGGCGTCTCCGTGATCTGCCCGGCCTACAACAGGTCCCGCGAGATCACCGCCACCATCGACTCCGTCCGCGCCCAGACCCACCAGGACTGGGAACTCCTCGTCGTCTCGGACGGCAGCGACGACGACACCGACGACTGGGTGCGCCGGGCCGCCCGCGAGGACCCCCGCGTCCGTCTCCACCGCGTCGCGCGCAGCGGCCACCCCAGCGGCCCCCGCAACGCCGGACTCGCCCTCGCGCGCGGCGAGTTCATCGCCTACCTGGACCACGACGACGTCTGGCGCCCCGACCACCTCCGCGTCCTGCTCGGCCTGCTCCGGGCGGACGCGGACCTCGCGGCGACGGGCTGTACCTACCACGACGCGGACGGCGCGCAGGCCGTCGAGTTCGCGCCCCTCTCGGCCTTCTGGCACCCCGAACTCCAGGTGCTGGGGCCGATGTTCGAGCCGTCACGGGTGGGCCACCGCCGGGGTGTCGTGGAGGCCGTCGGCGGCTGGCGCGGCGGGGCGGGCCTGGAGGACTGGGACCTGTGGCTGCGGATCGCCGACGCGGGCCACACGTTCCGCACGGCCGTCGCCCCGACCGCGGACCTCCTGATGGACGGCGGCACCCGCAGGAACCGGATGCCGCGCCCCCACCGGCTGCCCCTGGCCGTCCTCGACGACGCGCGCGCCGCCCACGCGCTGCTGGGCGAACTCCGCTCCGGCCGTTACGACGACGCGTTCCGCGCGGCCGTCCTCGCGGACATGCGGGACTGGTACCGGCGGATGTCCGACTCCGGGGAGCTGGTGCGGCCCCTCGACTGGGACGGGGACCTCGACACGGAGATCGAACGGGTCGTCTCCGGCGAGGTGAAGCTCTTCGAGGAGCTTGTCCTCGTGCCCGAGCGGGGGCGGTACGCCGTCGCCCGTAACCTCCTGTGCTCCCGCACCGAGCACGCCCATCGGGCCGCCCGGCTGGTGCCGGTCGTTCAGCCGAGGGTGGTGGGGTTGGTGCGGGAGCTGGCGGAGGCGGGTGTGTCGGTCAGATAAGGCCAAGTTCCTTGGCTCGTAGGGCCGCCTGGAAGCGGGTCGCGGCCTGGAGGTGCCTCAGGAGTTCCGCCACCCGGCCCCGGTAGGTGCGTACGGAGATGCCGAGTTCGCGGGCGCCGACCTCGTCCTTGTCGGCGCGGGCCATGGCCTGGAGAACCTTCAGGTGCAGGGCGTCCAGGGGGTCGTGCTCCGAGAGGAGCAGGGGCGCGGCGTCGAGGGCCTGGGACCAGCAGCGCTCGAAGAAGGAGAGGAGGGTGCCGACGAGGGCGCCCTGCTCCACGAGTACGGGGCTGGGTGGGGCGGGTGTGTTCGGTGAGGTAGGTGCGGTGCTCGGCGGTGTGCTCGATGGTGTGTTGTTCTGCGGCGTGTCCCGTTCGGACGACCGGACGAGGGCGGTCGCGCGGTCGGCGATCAGCACCCGCTTGAACTCGCCGTCCAGCAGCCGGACCTGTGCGCCGTGCCGGATCAGGTCGGTGAAGAGCGTGGCCGTGGCCTCGTCCTCCAGGGCCCGTCTGTGGATCAGGGCCTTCACGGTCACCCCGCGGCGCAGGCAGGCCACGCCGACGCGGCGGGTGGCGAGGATCGCCTGCGGTGTGAGGAGCCGGTCCGGCTGCATCGTCAGCACTTCGCGGCGGGCGTGGAGCGAAAGTTCCTCGGCCCGTTCACAGACGTCTTTGTCGTCTTTGTCGTCGGCTCGAATGTGTCCGGGCGGACGCCGGAGAAGTGACTGCCGGATCAGTGAATAACCGAACGACAGCACTTCCTGTTGCTCCGCGACGAGTTTCCTGAGCCGTTCGTCGAGGAGTCGCCCGACGCTGTCGTCGGGGCTGAGAACGGTCGGTTCGCCGTGGTCGTCCAGGTGCACCATGCCCTGCTCGGCGAGTCTTCGCAGGGCTGCCCGGATGCCGTCGTCGTCTTGGTCAAAAACGACGCACAGGCCGGATATGCCCAATTCGCTATCTCGCAGCAGGGCCTTATACACGGATTGGTCAAAATCTGAAAGACCCAATGTGGTCAAGGTCATTTCCCCCATGGCCGTATTCGAACATCGGTGTATGGGGCTGTCAATCTCGGACGCGGTAAGAAGTGCGTAGAGCGACCCGTCCCGACAGGCTTCTGGCCTGCCGGGACGGGGAAAACCGGGAAGATCCGGGGCGCCGCCGCCTACAGGGCGGACGCGGCGATGACCGCGGTGAGCGCGGCGACGGTGGCGCGAATCGTATCCCCGAGCGCGGCGGCCGTCGTCTGCCCCTCGGCGATCGCGGCGACCCTCGCCTCGGCCTCCGCCCCGCCGGGCA encodes:
- a CDS encoding glycosyltransferase, producing MKHASVSGVSVICPAYNRSREITATIDSVRAQTHQDWELLVVSDGSDDDTDDWVRRAAREDPRVRLHRVARSGHPSGPRNAGLALARGEFIAYLDHDDVWRPDHLRVLLGLLRADADLAATGCTYHDADGAQAVEFAPLSAFWHPELQVLGPMFEPSRVGHRRGVVEAVGGWRGGAGLEDWDLWLRIADAGHTFRTAVAPTADLLMDGGTRRNRMPRPHRLPLAVLDDARAAHALLGELRSGRYDDAFRAAVLADMRDWYRRMSDSGELVRPLDWDGDLDTEIERVVSGEVKLFEELVLVPERGRYAVARNLLCSRTEHAHRAARLVPVVQPRVVGLVRELAEAGVSVR
- the lanKC gene encoding class III lanthionine synthetase LanKC, with the translated sequence MDAYRRVLFLAPGTPFFDRVAEGDDDDFRAETPDDWTSHTGPEWTMLTPHGYRLPLQGWKIHVSATAENASRVLARAARWLVDQRMAFKFIRGQQVLQRRNGKYGDRGASGKFITVYPEDETRLALALEELGDLLDGEQGPYILSDLRWRSGPLYVRYGGFVARTMKSAKGETVPCVEDPEGRLVPDVRGPSFRPPEWVSIPACLTEAVEARGAGTLDDFPYRAEQALHFSNGGGVYRATDLRTGTPVLLREARPFAGVDTHGEDAVARLLRERDCLRRLAGLPWVPELVEARVGYEHHFLVREFVAGETLAVRTTRDNPASPGADPARTAAYTRWAVSVLDQIEQGVRAMHERGVVFGDLHPGNVMVRPDDTIAFIDLETASTDPSARQIHAAPGFAAPPTHRGPAIDRYALGCLRLALFTPLTNLLTWDEGKLDQLIGLVEERYPVPGDYGARVRADLGAGAEAGLEGVGGSRGVGESGAVGEGAGESAAVGGGLVPGGVGASASVPGSGAVDEGAGEAGAVSGGVGVALASGEPRTPDPGPVGRRVLADSGPAVTVRRSSLSAPDPVAVGRGILATATPHREDRLFPGDTAQFILREGGTCLAYGAAGVLWALGETGTEIPAAHVDWLEESARRVTDPSPGLYTGTSGVACVLQNLGRTDAAAELLKAASAVDPGNDTLLDGRAGLGLAHLHMAGATGDDDALKQATLLAERLTENASSPTRRGEAGLLRGRSGWALLLLRLHARTPDTALLDTARDLLDADLRALGWTDDGWADGAVGTRPTFAAGSGGTALVLREYLDRRPEPGFALACDTVLRTALDCVPHTGGLFHGFAGVLLTATRLAGPAHAAELARLATTAGLYQVVHEGRPAFLGLENVRLTTDLATGAAGVLLAGHAAAGELAFL
- the mpaP gene encoding daptide biosynthesis intramembrane metalloprotease, producing the protein MRPTLTRPAADQPPAPLPQRPRLAADVRVHEPAEDGAPWLVQSGERRYLRVTAGMARLLSLTDGTRDPGELARELGAPWTAELVAEGLLRAQRTELLEDAGRPARRDRRVTFVPPLTVQFTLVRPERMLNRFRPLTARLAHRGWAVTAAVLAALGVLSLAVQAPAAWGALAEPVSAPALLALLVVTYCGTMLHEFAHGLVLSHYGGRPSRMGFMFFYLTPAFFCDVSDGWRLPKNRQRVRVALAGIATQTLLAGLAGVGSLVVAATGGSPGLRDFLLLLTVTNYVSGFFNAVPFVKLDGYLALMSHLDISHLRDRSMTDARRLVARLLFGGRYERALPGVEWAPLFGLACMLFPLYVVSMAFTLWGSVLESTGLVGAVVVSVALGYLSLRVYAGARRLGAEARDAGASRVRRAAVSAVGAVAVAGALWGISVPYSVTGGFVAERGRTVFVATGTTDLDAVAAGARVRLLSGGVVLQKELGTATVGSAGPVGLTAPLSALAPVKGLDAVRVPATGIVLDGTGAAPGTTGQAVVDAGERRLGDWLYLKYLAPFWR
- a CDS encoding response regulator transcription factor; translated protein: MGISGLCVVFDQDDDGIRAALRRLAEQGMVHLDDHGEPTVLSPDDSVGRLLDERLRKLVAEQQEVLSFGYSLIRQSLLRRPPGHIRADDKDDKDVCERAEELSLHARREVLTMQPDRLLTPQAILATRRVGVACLRRGVTVKALIHRRALEDEATATLFTDLIRHGAQVRLLDGEFKRVLIADRATALVRSSERDTPQNNTPSSTPPSTAPTSPNTPAPPSPVLVEQGALVGTLLSFFERCWSQALDAAPLLLSEHDPLDALHLKVLQAMARADKDEVGARELGISVRTYRGRVAELLRHLQAATRFQAALRAKELGLI